A DNA window from Staphylococcus warneri contains the following coding sequences:
- a CDS encoding YjcG family protein produces MILGLALIPSKSFQEEVNAYRKRYDTHYAQIMPHITVKSQFEINDADLDSVKKEIETRIKGISSIDIHATKASSFKPVNNVIYFKVAKNDELEEIFDRFNTDDFYGKAEHQFVPHFTIAQGLSSQEFEDIYGQVELAGVDHKETIDELSLLQFSTEEDKWKVIDTFKLN; encoded by the coding sequence ATGATTTTAGGATTAGCTTTAATCCCATCAAAGTCATTTCAAGAAGAGGTAAATGCATATCGTAAGCGTTATGATACACATTATGCGCAAATTATGCCACATATTACTGTGAAATCTCAATTTGAAATTAACGATGCGGATTTAGATTCAGTTAAAAAAGAAATTGAAACTCGAATTAAAGGTATTTCATCAATTGATATTCATGCAACTAAAGCATCTAGCTTTAAACCAGTAAATAATGTCATTTACTTTAAAGTTGCTAAGAATGATGAACTTGAAGAAATTTTCGATCGTTTTAATACAGATGATTTCTATGGTAAGGCCGAACATCAATTTGTACCTCATTTTACAATTGCTCAAGGTCTTTCAAGCCAAGAATTTGAAGATATTTATGGTCAAGTAGAGTTAGCAGGGGTAGATCATAAAGAGACAATCGATGAATTATCATTACTACAATTTAGCACTGAAGAAGATAAATGGAAAGTTATCGATACATTTAAGTTAAATTAA
- the ltaA gene encoding lipoteichoic acid biosynthesis MFS flippase LtaA, translated as MQDSSLNNYSNNKNFIIMLVILFLMEFARGMYILSYINYLPTVTSIAVAVTSLAFSIHFIADAATNFVIGFLLKKFGAKLVLTSGFLLAFLSLFLVIWFPSSPIVIIISAIMLGIAVSPIWVIMLSSVQEDKRGKQMGYVYFAWLLGLLVGWVVMNFLIKIHPLHFVFMMSLVVLIAWILYYFVNIQLTNYNTKPVKEQLLQIVDVTKRHIILFPGILLQGAAISALIPILPTYATKIVHVSTIEYTIAIMIGGIGCAISMLFLSKIIDKNSRGFMYSIIFGGFILYTLMIFGLSLITNIYIVWGIALFIGLMYGILLPAWNTFMAGHINPKEQEETWGVFNSVQGFGSMIGPLLGGLITQFTNNLNNTFYFSALIFLVLALFYGYYFINRKRAN; from the coding sequence ATGCAAGATTCTTCGTTAAATAACTATTCTAATAATAAAAACTTTATAATTATGCTTGTCATTTTATTTCTTATGGAATTTGCTAGAGGTATGTACATATTAAGTTATATTAACTACCTACCTACTGTCACTTCTATTGCAGTTGCAGTGACATCTTTAGCATTTTCTATACATTTTATAGCAGATGCAGCTACAAATTTTGTGATTGGCTTTTTATTAAAGAAGTTTGGCGCTAAATTAGTATTAACTTCTGGGTTTTTACTAGCATTTCTAAGTTTATTCTTAGTTATTTGGTTCCCATCATCACCAATAGTCATCATAATTAGCGCAATCATGCTTGGTATAGCCGTTAGTCCTATTTGGGTTATCATGCTATCAAGCGTTCAAGAAGATAAACGTGGTAAGCAGATGGGTTACGTATATTTTGCGTGGTTGTTAGGTTTATTAGTCGGTTGGGTAGTAATGAACTTCTTAATTAAGATACACCCATTACATTTTGTATTTATGATGTCTTTAGTCGTATTAATCGCATGGATATTATACTACTTTGTTAATATTCAATTGACTAATTACAATACTAAACCTGTAAAAGAACAATTATTACAGATTGTAGATGTAACTAAGCGACATATTATTTTATTCCCAGGTATATTACTCCAAGGTGCAGCAATTTCAGCTTTAATACCTATTCTACCCACATATGCTACAAAAATAGTACATGTCTCAACGATTGAATATACAATCGCAATCATGATAGGTGGAATTGGTTGTGCTATATCAATGCTATTTCTTTCAAAAATAATTGATAAAAATAGTAGAGGCTTTATGTATAGTATTATATTTGGCGGGTTCATCTTATACACACTTATGATATTTGGATTATCATTAATCACAAATATATATATTGTGTGGGGAATCGCGTTATTCATTGGTCTCATGTACGGTATCTTATTACCCGCATGGAATACTTTTATGGCTGGACACATCAATCCAAAAGAGCAAGAAGAAACTTGGGGTGTATTTAATAGTGTGCAAGGTTTTGGGTCTATGATTGGTCCTTTATTAGGTGGCTTAATTACACAGTTTACTAATAATTTAAATAATACTTTCTATTTTTCTGCACTTATTTTCTTAGTTTTAGCCTTATTTTATGGCTATTACTTTATAAATAGAAAACGTGCTAATTAA
- a CDS encoding peptide chain release factor 3, giving the protein MNIKEEVESRKTFAIISHPDAGKTTLTEKLLFFSGAIREAGTVKGKKTGKFATSDWMKVEQERGISVTSSVMQFDYDDYKINILDTPGHEDFSEDTYRTLMAVDSAVMVIDCAKGIEPQTLKLFKVCKMRGIPIFTFINKLDRVGKEPFELLDEIEETLNIDTYPMNWPVGMGQNFFGIIDRKSKSIEPFRDEENILHLNDDFELEEDHAIKNDSAFEQAIEELMLVEEAGENFDNEALLNGELTPVFFGSALANFGVQNFLNAYVDHAPMPNARQTKEDVEVSPFDTDFSGFIFKIQANMDPKHRDRIAFMRVVSGAFERGMDVTLQRTNKKQKITRSTSFMADDKETVNHAVAGDIIGLYDTGNYQIGDTLVGGKQDFSFQDLPQFTPEIFMKVSAKNVMKQKHFHKGIEQLVQEGAIQYYKTLHTNQIILGAVGQLQFEVFEHRMNNEYNVDVVMEPVGRKIARWIENEDDIKDNMNTSRSILVHDRYDNYVFLFENEFATRWFEEKFPDIKLYSLL; this is encoded by the coding sequence ATGAATATAAAGGAAGAAGTAGAGTCAAGAAAGACTTTTGCGATTATTTCCCATCCAGATGCTGGGAAAACAACATTAACTGAAAAACTATTATTCTTCAGTGGTGCTATTCGTGAAGCGGGTACTGTTAAAGGTAAAAAAACAGGTAAATTCGCTACAAGTGACTGGATGAAAGTAGAGCAAGAACGTGGTATTTCAGTAACGAGTTCTGTAATGCAATTTGATTATGATGATTATAAGATTAATATTTTAGATACACCCGGGCACGAAGACTTTTCTGAAGACACGTATCGTACTTTAATGGCAGTAGATAGTGCTGTGATGGTGATTGACTGTGCAAAAGGTATAGAGCCTCAGACATTAAAACTATTTAAAGTTTGTAAGATGCGTGGTATTCCTATCTTCACTTTTATTAACAAGTTAGACCGTGTCGGTAAGGAACCATTTGAATTATTGGATGAAATTGAAGAAACATTAAATATTGATACATATCCAATGAATTGGCCAGTAGGTATGGGCCAAAACTTCTTTGGTATTATTGATAGAAAATCTAAATCTATTGAACCATTTAGAGATGAAGAGAATATCTTACACCTAAATGATGATTTTGAATTAGAAGAAGATCATGCAATTAAAAATGATAGTGCATTCGAACAAGCAATAGAAGAGTTAATGTTAGTTGAAGAAGCAGGCGAAAATTTTGATAACGAGGCATTATTAAATGGTGAATTGACACCAGTATTCTTCGGCTCAGCTTTAGCTAATTTCGGAGTTCAAAACTTTTTAAATGCTTACGTTGATCATGCTCCAATGCCAAATGCACGTCAAACTAAAGAAGATGTTGAAGTAAGTCCTTTTGATACAGATTTTTCAGGTTTTATATTTAAAATTCAAGCAAACATGGACCCTAAACATAGAGATAGAATTGCATTTATGAGAGTAGTTAGTGGTGCATTTGAACGTGGTATGGATGTAACCTTACAACGTACGAATAAAAAACAAAAGATCACACGATCAACATCATTTATGGCCGATGATAAAGAAACAGTTAATCATGCAGTTGCAGGAGATATAATAGGTTTATACGATACAGGAAATTACCAAATCGGAGATACATTAGTTGGCGGAAAACAAGACTTTAGTTTCCAAGATTTACCACAATTCACTCCAGAAATATTTATGAAAGTATCAGCGAAAAATGTCATGAAACAAAAGCATTTTCATAAAGGTATCGAACAATTAGTACAAGAGGGTGCGATTCAATACTATAAAACATTGCATACGAATCAAATTATTTTAGGTGCAGTTGGACAGCTACAATTTGAAGTTTTCGAACATCGTATGAACAATGAATACAATGTAGATGTAGTGATGGAACCAGTAGGTCGTAAAATTGCAAGATGGATTGAAAATGAAGATGATATTAAAGATAATATGAATACATCTCGTTCAATACTTGTACACGATCGTTATGATAATTATGTATTTTTATTTGAAAACGAGTTTGCAACACGTTGGTTTGAAGAAAAGTTCCCAGACATTAAATTATATAGTTTATTATAA
- a CDS encoding TerC family protein: protein MDPSLLLSYAWVLLVLVFLEGLLAADNAIVMAVMVKHLPPEQRKKALFYGLLGAFVFRFLALFLISIIANFWFIQAAGAVYLIYMSIKNLWEFFHKKDDKNHENVGDDHHFDEDGQEKKVGPKAFWGTVFKVEFADIAFAIDSMLAALAIAVTLPKVGIHFGGMDLGQFSVMFLGGMIGVILMRFAATWFVELLNKYPGLEGAAFAIVGWVGIKLVVLVLAHKDVGILPEEFPHTVLWQSIFWAVLILLVVIGWLTSAVNNKKNKK from the coding sequence ATGGATCCGAGTTTGTTATTATCCTATGCATGGGTATTACTAGTCTTAGTATTTTTAGAGGGTCTTTTAGCTGCTGATAATGCAATAGTAATGGCAGTTATGGTAAAGCATTTACCACCTGAGCAAAGAAAGAAAGCACTATTTTATGGTTTATTAGGTGCATTTGTATTTAGATTTTTAGCATTATTCTTAATTAGTATCATTGCTAATTTCTGGTTTATACAAGCAGCAGGAGCTGTATATTTAATCTATATGTCAATTAAGAATTTATGGGAGTTCTTCCATAAAAAAGATGACAAGAATCATGAAAATGTCGGAGATGATCATCACTTTGACGAAGATGGTCAAGAAAAGAAAGTTGGTCCAAAAGCATTCTGGGGCACAGTATTTAAAGTAGAATTTGCAGATATTGCATTTGCTATTGATTCCATGTTAGCAGCATTAGCAATCGCTGTGACTCTACCAAAAGTAGGTATACATTTTGGTGGAATGGACTTAGGTCAATTTTCAGTAATGTTCTTAGGCGGTATGATAGGTGTTATTCTAATGCGTTTCGCAGCAACTTGGTTTGTTGAATTATTAAATAAATATCCTGGTTTAGAAGGCGCAGCTTTCGCAATTGTAGGTTGGGTCGGTATTAAATTAGTCGTATTAGTATTAGCACATAAAGACGTAGGTATTTTACCAGAAGAATTCCCACATACAGTTTTATGGCAATCTATTTTCTGGGCTGTCCTAATATTACTTGTTGTTATTGGTTGGTTAACATCAGCTGTAAATAATAAAAAGAATAAGAAATAA
- a CDS encoding trypsin-like peptidase domain-containing protein — protein MDKNKKQVIPRKSYRRQRREFFHNEEREERVEKQRQEERIQAKKDEYQAKVNEERVKDNLRKARIEKLTKEEIQQQQNQVSNHNDKSNKTQQAHENSKSKLTLPEEQQLKRDQNHKNQSSQDNNQDDNESSTLVQNQSDKLASKTFQEDHLKSGGEFETKKNNSKAESSSNLNKQATYVKKHDFESENKHPYQSNQNAKQNQFETKKDNATSTRDKTENKTDYLDIIKSFFMEHWPKIAIIIGVILLIIILNAIFTNVNKNDHTNDSALTPTNKHYTDTMKSANSTVKSVVTVENEGSKNTSVPNNTSKADNEIGSGVVYKKVGDSLFIMTNAHVVGNKDKQKITFGNNKSVQGKVIGTDKWSDIAVIKAKSADDSVKAITTGNSNHLVLGEPIIVVGNPLGVDFKESVSDGIVSGLDRHVPVDIDKDDSYDVLMKAFQINAPVNPGNSGGAVVDRDGKLIGIVSLKIDMNNVEGMGFAIPINDAQKIANQLEKEGKVEYPNTGIKIKNVADIDDDERQSIKLPNSVKNGIIVGEVKPNAPGDKSGLKKDDVIVELDGKRIEDNLRYRQIIFSHREDKSTLKAKVYRDGKVINIDIKLK, from the coding sequence GTGGATAAAAATAAAAAACAAGTAATTCCTCGTAAAAGCTATCGACGTCAACGTCGTGAATTTTTTCATAACGAAGAAAGAGAGGAAAGAGTAGAAAAACAAAGACAAGAAGAAAGAATTCAAGCTAAAAAGGATGAATACCAAGCTAAAGTTAATGAAGAAAGAGTTAAAGATAACTTAAGAAAAGCAAGAATAGAAAAGTTAACTAAAGAAGAAATCCAACAACAACAAAATCAAGTATCAAATCATAATGATAAATCAAATAAAACGCAACAAGCTCATGAAAATAGTAAGTCGAAATTAACATTACCAGAGGAACAGCAACTTAAACGAGATCAAAATCACAAAAATCAATCATCACAAGATAACAATCAAGATGATAATGAAAGTTCCACTCTCGTGCAGAATCAAAGTGATAAATTAGCGTCTAAAACATTTCAAGAAGATCATCTAAAAAGTGGTGGTGAATTTGAAACTAAAAAGAACAACAGTAAAGCAGAATCTAGTAGTAATTTAAATAAACAAGCAACTTATGTTAAAAAACATGATTTTGAATCTGAAAATAAACATCCGTATCAAAGCAATCAAAATGCTAAACAAAATCAATTTGAAACAAAGAAAGATAATGCAACTTCAACTCGTGATAAAACAGAAAATAAAACTGATTATCTAGATATTATCAAGTCATTCTTTATGGAACATTGGCCTAAAATAGCTATTATTATTGGAGTGATATTATTAATTATTATACTTAACGCTATTTTTACTAATGTTAATAAAAATGATCATACAAATGACAGTGCTTTAACACCTACGAATAAACATTATACTGACACAATGAAAAGTGCGAATAGTACAGTAAAATCTGTAGTAACAGTGGAGAACGAAGGGTCAAAAAATACTTCAGTTCCAAATAATACATCTAAAGCAGATAATGAAATTGGTTCAGGTGTCGTCTACAAGAAAGTGGGCGACTCTCTTTTTATTATGACAAATGCGCATGTAGTTGGTAATAAAGATAAGCAAAAGATAACATTTGGTAATAATAAGTCGGTTCAAGGAAAAGTGATCGGTACGGATAAATGGTCAGATATAGCAGTCATTAAAGCTAAAAGTGCAGATGATTCTGTAAAAGCCATCACTACTGGTAATTCTAATCATCTTGTTTTAGGAGAGCCTATAATTGTAGTTGGTAACCCATTAGGTGTAGATTTCAAAGAAAGTGTATCTGATGGTATAGTCTCTGGTTTAGATAGACATGTACCAGTAGATATTGATAAAGATGATAGCTACGATGTACTAATGAAAGCATTTCAAATAAATGCGCCGGTTAATCCCGGAAATTCTGGTGGCGCAGTTGTTGATAGAGATGGTAAACTAATAGGTATTGTTTCTCTGAAAATTGATATGAATAATGTGGAAGGTATGGGATTTGCAATACCAATTAATGATGCTCAAAAAATAGCTAATCAATTAGAAAAAGAGGGAAAAGTTGAATATCCTAATACTGGAATTAAAATTAAAAATGTAGCTGATATTGATGATGACGAACGCCAATCAATCAAATTACCTAATAGTGTTAAAAATGGTATTATTGTTGGCGAAGTAAAACCCAATGCTCCTGGCGATAAATCAGGGTTGAAAAAAGATGATGTCATAGTAGAATTAGATGGGAAAAGAATTGAAGATAATTTAAGATATAGACAAATTATATTTAGTCATAGAGAAGACAAAAGTACATTAAAGGCTAAAGTGTATAGAGATGGAAAAGTCATTAATATAGATATAAAACTAAAATAA
- a CDS encoding UDP-N-acetylmuramoyl-L-alanyl-D-glutamate--L-lysine ligase, whose protein sequence is MNASVLFEKIRVKQVIGTLDKEVVDITTDSRTAKEGSIFVASKGYTVDSHKFCQNVVDQGCSIIVVNREQDLNGDVTQIIVPDTLRVASLLAHELFDFPSHQLVTYGVTGTNGKTSIATMIHLIYRKLNKNSAYLGTNGFQINETKTKGANTTPETVSLTKKIKEAVDEGAEAMTMEVSSHGLSLGRLRGVEFDVAIFSNLTQDHLDFHGTMEAYGHAKSLLFSQLGEDLAKEKYVVLNNDDDFSEYLASVTPYEVFTYGIDNDAQFRAINVEESLQGVKFEFDTPFGSYQVESPYVGKFNISNIMAAMIAVWSKGATFEEIIEAVKSLEPVEGRLEVLDPSLPIDLIIDYAHTADGMNKLIDAVKPFVKQKLIFLVGMAGERDMTKTPEMGSVACRADYVIFTPDNPANDDPKMLTAELAKGATHSNYVEFEDRAEGIKHAIDVAEPGDTVVLASKGREPYQIMPGHVKVPHRDDLIGLEAAYKKFGGGPVED, encoded by the coding sequence TTGAATGCGAGTGTATTGTTCGAAAAAATTCGAGTAAAACAAGTAATAGGAACATTAGATAAAGAAGTCGTAGATATCACTACTGATTCAAGAACGGCTAAAGAAGGCAGTATTTTTGTCGCATCAAAAGGTTATACAGTTGATAGCCATAAGTTTTGTCAAAATGTAGTAGATCAAGGATGTAGCATCATTGTGGTCAATAGAGAGCAAGACTTAAATGGCGATGTGACTCAAATTATAGTACCCGACACTTTAAGAGTGGCGAGTTTATTAGCACATGAATTGTTTGACTTTCCAAGTCATCAATTAGTTACATATGGCGTAACAGGAACAAATGGTAAAACGTCTATAGCAACTATGATTCATTTAATTTATAGAAAGTTAAATAAAAATAGTGCTTATTTAGGAACAAATGGATTCCAAATAAACGAAACAAAAACAAAAGGTGCGAATACAACCCCGGAAACAGTATCTCTAACTAAAAAAATTAAAGAAGCTGTTGATGAAGGTGCTGAAGCAATGACAATGGAAGTATCTAGTCATGGATTATCATTAGGTCGTTTAAGAGGCGTTGAATTTGATGTTGCCATTTTTTCTAATTTAACTCAAGATCATTTAGATTTTCACGGCACAATGGAAGCATATGGACATGCTAAATCGCTGTTATTTAGTCAATTAGGTGAAGACCTCGCTAAAGAAAAATATGTTGTATTAAACAATGATGATGATTTTTCAGAATATCTAGCTTCCGTAACGCCGTATGAGGTATTTACGTATGGCATAGATAATGATGCACAGTTTAGAGCAATTAATGTAGAAGAATCTTTACAAGGTGTTAAATTTGAATTTGACACGCCATTTGGTAGTTATCAAGTTGAAAGTCCATATGTAGGTAAATTCAATATTTCAAACATTATGGCAGCGATGATAGCGGTTTGGAGTAAAGGAGCTACATTTGAAGAAATCATTGAAGCGGTCAAATCACTTGAACCAGTAGAGGGGCGTTTAGAAGTATTAGACCCTAGTTTGCCTATAGATTTAATTATAGATTATGCCCATACTGCAGACGGAATGAATAAACTTATTGATGCAGTCAAGCCATTTGTGAAACAAAAACTTATCTTCTTAGTAGGTATGGCTGGTGAAAGAGACATGACCAAAACGCCTGAAATGGGTAGTGTAGCTTGTCGTGCTGATTACGTTATTTTCACGCCTGATAATCCTGCCAATGATGATCCTAAAATGCTTACAGCTGAATTAGCTAAGGGTGCCACTCACTCAAATTATGTTGAATTTGAAGATAGAGCAGAAGGCATTAAACATGCAATTGATGTTGCAGAACCTGGTGATACTGTAGTACTAGCTTCAAAAGGTAGAGAACCTTATCAAATTATGCCCGGGCATGTAAAGGTACCACACCGTGATGACTTAATTGGTTTAGAAGCGGCGTATAAAAAATTTGGTGGTGGACCTGTTGAAGATTAG
- a CDS encoding diglucosyl diacylglycerol synthase has translation MVTQNKKILIITGSFGNGHMQVTQSIVNQLNEMNLDHLSVIQHDLFMEAHPILTSICKKWYINSFRYFRNMYKNFYYSRPDQLDKCFYKYYGLNKLINILINEKPDLILLTFPTPVMSVLTEQFNINIPVATVMTDYRMHKNWITPESDRYYVATEDTKKDFIEAGVPASQIKVTGIPISDKFEEHIDQRAWLSKHHLDPDRPTILMSAGAFGVSKGFDQMINEILEKSKHSQVVMICGRSKELKRSLQAQFKDHPDVLILGFTKHMNEWMASSQLMVTKPGGITISEGLTRCIPMIFLNPAPGQELENANYFEDMTFGKIANTPEEAIDIVTHLTNNESILNKMTSNMRESKIEYATQKLCKDLLELLGHSSQPEEIYGKVPLYARFFVK, from the coding sequence ATGGTTACTCAAAATAAAAAGATATTGATTATTACTGGTTCTTTCGGTAACGGTCATATGCAAGTTACTCAAAGCATCGTAAACCAATTAAATGAAATGAATTTGGACCATTTAAGTGTGATTCAACACGACCTATTTATGGAAGCGCATCCTATTTTAACTTCTATATGTAAAAAATGGTATATCAATAGCTTTAGATATTTCAGAAATATGTATAAAAACTTTTATTATAGCCGCCCTGATCAACTAGATAAATGTTTTTATAAATATTATGGTCTAAATAAATTGATTAATATACTCATTAATGAAAAACCAGATTTAATTTTATTAACATTCCCTACACCAGTTATGTCTGTTTTAACAGAACAATTTAATATCAATATTCCAGTTGCTACAGTGATGACTGATTACAGAATGCATAAAAACTGGATTACACCAGAATCTGATCGCTATTATGTAGCCACTGAAGATACCAAGAAAGATTTTATCGAAGCAGGCGTACCTGCCTCTCAAATTAAAGTCACGGGAATCCCCATTTCAGATAAATTCGAAGAACATATTGATCAAAGAGCTTGGTTGAGTAAACATCACTTAGATCCTGATAGACCTACAATATTAATGTCTGCAGGTGCTTTTGGTGTTTCAAAAGGATTCGACCAAATGATTAATGAAATTTTAGAGAAAAGTAAACATTCACAAGTTGTTATGATTTGTGGTCGTAGTAAAGAATTAAAACGCTCTTTACAAGCTCAATTCAAAGATCATCCTGATGTTCTCATTCTAGGTTTTACAAAACATATGAATGAATGGATGGCATCAAGTCAATTAATGGTTACAAAACCTGGTGGTATTACAATTTCAGAAGGGCTTACTCGTTGTATTCCAATGATTTTCTTAAATCCAGCTCCAGGACAAGAATTAGAAAATGCGAATTATTTTGAGGATATGACGTTTGGTAAAATTGCCAATACACCTGAAGAGGCTATAGATATCGTTACGCATCTTACAAATAATGAATCAATATTAAATAAAATGACTTCAAACATGAGAGAATCTAAAATTGAGTATGCCACTCAAAAATTATGCAAAGACCTATTAGAACTATTAGGCCATTCTTCGCAACCAGAAGAGATTTATGGAAAGGTGCCTTTGTATGCAAGATTCTTCGTTAAATAA
- a CDS encoding TrkH family potassium uptake protein, translating to MSIFGQLLKRSSPQQGIVLYYLAAIVVAFLLLNLPYVHKSGVDVNPIDTLFVAVSGISVTGLTPISIVDTYSTFGQIIILVILNIGGIGVMAIGTLLWVVLGKHIGIRERQLIMLDNNKDTMSGTVKLILEIVRTIIVIEFIGALLLAFYFYRDNPDLKYAIMQGIFVSISATTNGGLDITGDSLVPYAKDYFVQTIVMFLIVLGSIGFPVLLEVKAYIKNRVTNFRFSLFTKITTSTYLFLFVFGVMIIFLLEHNHAFKGMSWHQSLFYSLFQSATTRSAGLQTIDVSHFSDATNIIMSILMFIGSSPSSVGGGIRTTTFAILILFVINFSNSADKISIKVFNREIHIMDIQRSFMVFTMASILTFTSMIIISVAEQGKLSFLQVFFEVMSAFGTCGLTLGVTDDVSNITKIVLMILMFIGRVGLISFIIMIAGRKEPKKFSYPKERIQIG from the coding sequence ATGTCGATATTTGGTCAACTATTAAAAAGATCCAGTCCTCAACAAGGGATAGTTCTATACTATTTAGCAGCAATTGTTGTCGCGTTTTTATTGTTAAATTTGCCATATGTTCATAAATCTGGTGTCGACGTTAACCCAATAGATACATTATTTGTAGCAGTATCTGGAATAAGCGTTACAGGATTAACACCAATTAGTATTGTTGACACGTATTCTACGTTTGGTCAAATTATTATACTAGTCATTCTAAATATTGGCGGTATTGGTGTGATGGCCATTGGAACATTATTATGGGTTGTACTAGGTAAACATATAGGTATTCGTGAACGTCAGTTAATCATGCTTGATAACAATAAAGATACAATGAGTGGGACAGTCAAATTAATCTTAGAAATAGTTAGAACGATTATTGTAATAGAATTTATTGGTGCACTTTTACTGGCATTTTATTTTTATCGAGATAATCCCGATTTAAAATATGCTATAATGCAGGGAATATTTGTTTCAATATCAGCGACAACTAATGGTGGTCTGGATATTACAGGTGATTCACTTGTTCCATATGCCAAAGATTATTTTGTGCAAACGATTGTGATGTTCCTTATCGTTCTAGGTTCTATTGGATTTCCAGTATTACTTGAAGTCAAAGCCTATATTAAAAATAGAGTAACAAATTTTAGATTTTCATTATTTACTAAAATCACAACATCAACATATTTATTTTTATTTGTTTTTGGTGTCATGATTATTTTCTTATTAGAACATAATCATGCATTCAAAGGGATGAGTTGGCATCAGTCACTGTTTTATTCTCTATTTCAATCAGCAACAACTAGGAGTGCAGGATTGCAAACCATTGATGTATCCCATTTTAGTGATGCAACCAATATCATTATGAGTATTTTGATGTTTATAGGTTCATCTCCTAGTTCCGTAGGTGGTGGTATCCGTACTACTACTTTTGCTATTTTAATATTATTTGTCATCAATTTTAGTAATTCTGCTGATAAAATCTCTATTAAAGTATTTAATAGAGAAATTCATATTATGGATATACAACGATCATTTATGGTATTTACAATGGCTTCCATTTTGACCTTTACAAGTATGATTATTATATCTGTAGCAGAGCAAGGAAAACTATCGTTTTTACAAGTTTTCTTTGAAGTTATGTCGGCATTTGGTACATGTGGTCTAACACTAGGTGTAACAGATGATGTAAGTAACATTACAAAAATTGTATTAATGATATTAATGTTTATAGGACGTGTAGGTTTAATCTCATTCATTATAATGATAGCTGGAAGAAAAGAACCTAAAAAATTCAGCTACCCTAAAGAACGTATACAAATTGGATAA
- a CDS encoding YueH family protein yields the protein MKIREYTGGTSPFQVYFHRLNETVLIAIPDQFWSVEVAIDLTRAEINDTLLMQFFTFNDEEEAQKLASTVTNWIETILKEND from the coding sequence TTGAAGATTAGAGAATATACAGGGGGCACTTCCCCATTTCAAGTATATTTTCATAGGTTGAATGAAACAGTACTTATTGCTATACCTGATCAATTTTGGTCAGTTGAAGTTGCAATTGATTTAACTCGAGCAGAAATTAACGATACGTTATTGATGCAATTTTTCACATTTAATGATGAAGAAGAAGCCCAGAAATTAGCAAGTACAGTAACTAATTGGATTGAAACAATACTAAAGGAGAATGATTAA